One part of the Eulemur rufifrons isolate Redbay chromosome 16, OSU_ERuf_1, whole genome shotgun sequence genome encodes these proteins:
- the RNF41 gene encoding E3 ubiquitin-protein ligase NRDP1 yields MGYDVTRFQGDVDEDLICPICSGVLEEPVQAPHCEHAFCNACITQWFSQQQTCPVDRSVVTVAHLRPVPRIMRNMLSKLQIACDNAVFGCSAVVRLDNLMSHLSDCEHNPKRPVTCEQGCGLEMPKDELPNHNCIKHLRSVVQQQQTRIAELEKTSAEHKHQLAEQKRDIQLLKAYMRAIRSVNPNLQNLEETIEYNEILEWVNSLQPARVTRWGGMISTPDAVLQAVIKRSLVESGCPASIVNELIENAHERSWPQGLATLETRQMNRRYYENYVAKRIPGKQAVVVMACENQHMGDDMVQEPGLVMIFAHGVEEI; encoded by the exons ATGGGGTATGATGTAACCCGTTTCCAGGGGGATGTTGATGAAGACCTTATCTGCCCTATTTGCAGTGGAGTCTTGGAGGAGCCAGTACAG GCACCTCATTGTGAGCATGCTTTCTGCAACGCCTGCATCACCCAGTGGTTCTCTCAGCAACAGACATGTCCTGTGGACCGTAGCGTTGTGACGGTTGCCCACCTGCGCCCAGTACCTCGGATCATGCGGAACATGTTGTCAAAGCTGCAGATTGCCTGCGATAACGCTGTGTTCGGCTGCAGTGCTGTTGTTCGGCTTGACAACCTCATGTCTCACCTCAGCGACTGTGAGCACAACCCCAAGCGGCCTGTGACCTGTGAACAGGGCTGTGG cctggagATGCCCAAAGATGAGCTGCCAAACCACAATTGCATTAAGCACCTGCGCTCGGTGGTCCAGCAGCAGCAGACACGCATCGCAGAGCTGGAGAAGACGTCGGCTGAACACAAACACCAGCTGGCAGAGCAG AAGCGAGACATCCAGCTGCTAAAGGCATACATGCGTGCAATCCGCAGTGTCAACCCCAACCTTCAGAACCTGGAGGAGACAATTGAATACAACGAGATCCTAGA GTGGGTGAACTCCCTTCAGCCAGCAAGAGTGACCCGCTGGGGAGGGATGATCTCGACCCCAGATGCCGTGCTCCAGGCTGTAATCAAGCGCTCCCTGGTGGAGAGTGGCTGTCCAGCTTCTATTGTCAACGAGCTGATTGAAAATGCCCACGAGCGTAGCTGGCCCCAGGGTCTGGCCACACTAGAGACAAGACAGATGAATCGGCGCTACTATGAGAACTACGTGGCCAAGCGCATCCCTGGCAAGCAGGCTGTTGTCGTGATGGCCTGTGAAAACCAGCATATGGGTGATGACATGGTGCAAGAACCGGGGCTTGTCATGATATTTGCGCATGGTGTGGAGGAGATATAG